The genomic region CGGGACATTTGCAATTTGGCCGCGATGTGACCCTGCCGGACGGCACAACGGGGCGCACAAAAACCACCCTCGCGCTGCTACCTGACGCCGAATTCCCCCGCCTGTCACTGTTCCTGTGCCAGCAACATCGCCCCGACCTGATCTACGTGCCCCAGTGGTTGCAGCACCCAAACAAGGTCACCGGTATCTGCGGCATCAACATCTTGGCGGACCAGGCATTGCACGCCGCGCTAAAGGCACGGTTCAGTAAGCTATATAGCGATGTCACAGGGATAGGTGGCGGCTTCCAATGCCAGACAGCCAATGGTGTCATCCGGGTGCTGACAGCGGATGTTTTTGAGCGTGTCATCGGACCGCTTCCCAGCGCCCTGCATCAGGAGGAACTACCCTGTATTGCCGGCATGGATCTGACCATGTCCGATCCGCAACTGATGCTTGAATTCATCAAAGCATCAAACACTCAATATAGCACAGTCGAGACAGGCTTTGCCCTGAGTGACCCGTCGCTGACCGCAAATACCCTGCTGCGGCTATTGACCGTATAGGAAGTTTTGGCGGTAGCCCGTCCCGGTCCGGTCTGACACTGGCTGCGGCGATGTCAGGTCGAAACAATTCAACTAAATGTCATGCTTTTCAACAGATTTTCGCCACAGTTAAACCGCCCCGACGCTACATTCATTGACCAGAACTTAACACAATCCTGGGCCCAAATATGGGCTTGGGAATTTTAGTCATTTGTTCAGAGCACTGCCAGAATGGCCGGTGGTTCATCTCAGTAGCTGGGATGGGCTTAGCTTTTTGCAGTGTTTTCTCAATTGGAGGGCAACCAAATATGTCAAGTATCAATAGCAACTCGGGTGCGGCGGTCGCACTGCAAATGCTTGGGGGCACCGTGGAACAAAAGGAGACGGTCCAAGAGGATATTGCGACTGGAAAAGAGGTCAACACCGCAAAAGACGCGGCCGCACTCTGGGCCATTTCGCAGGTGATGGAGAGTGATGTGGCCGGGTTCTCTGCCGTGTCCGGTTCCCTGTCGCTTGGCGAGGCAACCGCATCAGTGGCCGCCGTCGGTGCAGAACGGATGACTGAGGTGCTGCAGGACATGAAGCAGCTTACCATAATGGCCAGCAGCGGCGCGGTGGACTATA from Parasedimentitalea psychrophila harbors:
- a CDS encoding VOC family protein, which translates into the protein MNASFGIDHPLLATHDIEGLRARLISLGFNMTAIGKHPWGTSTSLAMFDGCLIEIMGTYDETLLDEVPAGDFCFGRHVYEHLRQREGVALSALHSTNSVADAQRAETAGFTVAGHLQFGRDVTLPDGTTGRTKTTLALLPDAEFPRLSLFLCQQHRPDLIYVPQWLQHPNKVTGICGINILADQALHAALKARFSKLYSDVTGIGGGFQCQTANGVIRVLTADVFERVIGPLPSALHQEELPCIAGMDLTMSDPQLMLEFIKASNTQYSTVETGFALSDPSLTANTLLRLLTV